In the Leptotrichia sp. oral taxon 847 genome, one interval contains:
- a CDS encoding heavy metal translocating P-type ATPase, with product MENSEKTKKVYTVTGMNCAACALTVEKAVNKCDGLDATVNLATEKMTVNFDENKYNFAKIREIVEKSGYGLIENVSEEEKVKMYQDKIKEMKKKLILAIIFSVPLLYISMGHHMMGAPVPRFLNHKEHPLNFALAQLVFVIPIMYAGRDFFIHGIKNIFRKSPNMDSLIAMGSGAALVYSLISTATAILDPKNAHHYAMDLHYESAGIIITLISLGKLLEARTKGQTSSAIKKLIGLQPKKAKIIENGVEKEVMIENLSVGDIVVVKPGEKIAVDGIITEGTTSVDESMLTGESLPVTKNVGDKVIGGSINKNGSIKFEATEIGKNTMLSQIIKLVEEAQGSKAPISRMADTVAGYFVPIVMGIALVTGLAWYIFGAGLVTSLSFFISVLVIACPCALGLATPTSIMVGTGKGAENGILIKSGEALETTHKIKTVVFDKTGTITEGKPVLTDFVAFSKNYSEKELQKIAASVEKKSEHPLAQAVVNGILEKNEFLENEFFDCESFRAMPGYGIRVKVKIDGEVKEVQIGNKKLMDNRKIDTEIAQKDYNEFSGEGKTPMYMSIEKELVALVAVADVIKKTSADAICELHKMGIKTIMLTGDNEKTAKFIAKQAGIDEVISDVLPHQKASKIKELQENGEFVAMVGDGINDSPALAQANVGIAIGSGTDVAIESADIVLIKNDLKDVVSAMKLSKATITNIKQNLFWAFFYNVIGIPIATGIFYALFNGPKLDPMIAAFAMSFSSVSVLANALRLKFLKL from the coding sequence ATGGAAAATTCAGAAAAAACAAAAAAAGTTTACACAGTCACTGGGATGAATTGTGCGGCGTGTGCTTTGACAGTTGAAAAAGCGGTAAATAAATGCGATGGACTTGACGCAACTGTAAATTTGGCTACTGAAAAAATGACTGTGAACTTTGATGAAAATAAATATAATTTTGCAAAAATTAGAGAAATAGTTGAAAAGAGCGGATATGGGCTTATAGAAAATGTTTCGGAAGAAGAAAAAGTTAAGATGTATCAGGATAAAATAAAAGAAATGAAGAAAAAATTGATTCTTGCGATTATTTTTTCTGTACCGCTACTTTACATTTCGATGGGACATCATATGATGGGAGCGCCAGTTCCAAGATTTTTAAATCACAAGGAACATCCGCTAAATTTTGCATTGGCACAACTGGTATTTGTTATACCAATTATGTATGCGGGAAGAGATTTTTTCATACACGGAATAAAAAATATTTTTAGAAAATCTCCAAATATGGATTCACTTATTGCAATGGGTTCAGGGGCAGCTTTAGTTTATAGTTTAATTTCAACAGCTACAGCGATATTAGATCCAAAAAATGCACATCATTACGCAATGGACTTGCACTATGAGTCAGCTGGAATCATAATAACTTTAATTTCGTTAGGAAAATTATTGGAAGCTAGAACAAAAGGGCAAACTTCGTCAGCAATAAAAAAACTGATTGGATTGCAGCCAAAAAAAGCGAAAATTATTGAAAATGGTGTAGAAAAAGAAGTTATGATAGAAAATCTGAGTGTTGGAGATATTGTTGTTGTAAAGCCGGGGGAAAAAATAGCGGTTGATGGAATTATAACAGAAGGAACTACATCAGTTGATGAGTCGATGTTGACTGGAGAGAGTTTGCCGGTTACAAAAAATGTGGGGGATAAAGTTATCGGTGGAAGTATAAATAAAAATGGGAGCATTAAATTTGAAGCGACAGAAATTGGGAAGAATACGATGTTGTCACAAATAATAAAATTGGTGGAAGAAGCTCAAGGATCAAAAGCGCCAATTTCAAGAATGGCTGATACTGTAGCTGGATATTTTGTTCCGATAGTTATGGGAATTGCACTAGTTACTGGACTTGCGTGGTACATTTTTGGCGCTGGATTAGTTACATCACTTTCGTTTTTTATCTCGGTTTTAGTAATTGCCTGTCCATGTGCATTGGGACTTGCAACACCTACATCTATAATGGTTGGAACTGGAAAAGGAGCGGAGAACGGAATACTTATTAAAAGTGGAGAAGCTCTGGAAACAACTCATAAAATAAAAACAGTCGTATTTGATAAAACTGGGACAATTACTGAAGGAAAACCTGTTTTGACGGATTTTGTCGCTTTTAGTAAAAATTATTCGGAAAAAGAGTTACAAAAAATTGCGGCTAGTGTGGAAAAAAAATCAGAACATCCGTTGGCACAAGCTGTGGTAAATGGAATTTTGGAAAAAAATGAGTTTTTGGAAAATGAATTTTTTGATTGCGAAAGTTTTCGTGCAATGCCGGGATATGGGATTAGAGTGAAAGTGAAAATTGATGGAGAAGTTAAAGAAGTGCAAATTGGGAATAAAAAATTGATGGATAACAGAAAAATTGATACAGAAATTGCACAGAAAGATTACAATGAGTTTTCTGGCGAAGGGAAGACACCGATGTATATGTCAATTGAAAAAGAACTTGTGGCACTTGTGGCAGTTGCCGATGTGATTAAAAAAACAAGTGCTGATGCAATTTGTGAACTTCATAAAATGGGAATAAAGACAATAATGCTCACAGGGGACAATGAAAAAACGGCAAAGTTTATTGCAAAACAAGCTGGGATAGACGAAGTGATTTCAGATGTGCTGCCACACCAAAAGGCTTCTAAAATTAAGGAGTTACAGGAAAATGGTGAGTTTGTAGCAATGGTGGGAGATGGAATAAATGATTCTCCAGCATTAGCTCAGGCAAATGTTGGAATTGCGATAGGAAGTGGAACGGATGTTGCGATAGAGTCAGCGGATATTGTGCTTATCAAAAATGATTTAAAAGATGTGGTAAGTGCAATGAAACTAAGTAAAGCTACGATTACAAATATAAAGCAGAATTTGTTCTGGGCCTTTTTCTACAATGTAATAGGAATTCCAATTGCCACAGGAATCTTTTACGCTTTATTTAACGGACCTAAATTAGACCCAATGATTGCGGCTTTTGCGATGTCATTTAGCTCGGTTTCAGTTTTGGCAAATGCACTAAGATTAAAATTTTTGAAATTATAA
- a CDS encoding CopY/TcrY family copper transport repressor — MEEKCHITDSEWEIMRVVWANNEVTSNFVFEVLGEKMNWKRTTVKTLLNRLLERKILKKREIGNKYLYSTEYTEKEVAKIYILGTFKKICNTKVGKMIACVIENSELSFDDLEIISEAIEKKRKTAVSKVLCKCLKGQCNCEKNGHLHI, encoded by the coding sequence ATGGAAGAAAAGTGTCATATAACTGATTCAGAATGGGAAATAATGAGGGTTGTGTGGGCAAATAATGAAGTTACAAGCAATTTTGTCTTTGAAGTACTCGGAGAAAAGATGAACTGGAAGCGGACGACGGTTAAAACATTGCTTAATAGGCTTTTAGAGAGAAAAATTTTAAAAAAGCGGGAAATTGGAAATAAATATCTTTATTCCACGGAATACACGGAAAAGGAAGTCGCAAAAATTTATATTTTGGGAACTTTTAAAAAGATTTGCAATACAAAAGTTGGAAAAATGATAGCTTGTGTGATTGAAAATAGTGAGCTTAGTTTTGATGACTTGGAAATTATTTCAGAAGCAATTGAAAAAAAAAGAAAAACAGCGGTTTCAAAAGTTTTGTGTAAATGTCTGAAAGGGCAATGTAATTGCGAAAAAAATGGACATTTGCATATTTAG